Genomic segment of Anaerolineae bacterium:
CGCGGATGCCCTTCTCCACCGCGGGGATGAACTCTTTGGGAATGGCCCCACCCACGATAGCGTCCTCGAAGATAATACCCGAACCGGGTTCGGCCGGCTCAATGGAGATGATCACATGACCGTACTGTCCACGGCCACCGGTCTGCTTGACGAAACGGCCTTCCACCCGCTCCACCGGCCGGGTGATGGTCTCCCGGTAGGCCACGCGAGGCTTCCCGACCTTGGCCTGGACATTGAACTCCCGCTTCATGCGGTCGATCAGAATTTCCAGGTGAAGTTCACCCATCCCGGAGATAATGGTCTGCCCCGTGGCCTCGTCGGTGCGCACGCGGAAGGTGGGGTCCTCTTCCGACAGCTTGCGCAGGGCCTCGTTGAGTTTGTCCTGCTCGGCCACCGACTTGGGCTCCACGGCCACGGAAATCACCGGCTCGGGGAAGGAGATGCTTTCCAGCACGATGGGATTGGCCGCGTCACAAAGGGTATCGCCGGTGAACGTGTGCTTGAGGCCCAACACCGCGCCAATATCCCCGGCGCGCACCTCTTTGACCTCTTCGCGGCGGTCGGCGTACATGCGCAACAACCGTCCGATGCGCTCCCGCTTGCCCTTGGTGGAGTTATACACCATGGCGCCCTGGGTGATCTTGCCCGAATACACCCGGAAGTAGGCCAGTCGGCCCACATAAGGGTCGGTCACAATCTTGAACACCAGGGCCGCCAGCGGGGCGTCATCCGAAGTGGGCCGCTCCACCTCTTCACTGGTGTTGGGGTTCCAGCCCCGCACCGCCGGAATATCCACCGGAGAGGGAAGGAAGTCCACCACCGCGTCCAACAACGGCTGGATACCCTTGTTTTTCAGGGCGCTACCGCAATACACCGGCGTGGCCTTCCCCGCGATCACCGCCCGCCGCAGGGCGGTCTTGAGTTCCTCAACGGTGATCTCCTCGCCTTCCAGGTACTTCTCCGTAAGGTCGTCGTCCAACTCGGCGATGCTTTCCACCAACTTTTCGCGGGCCTCGGCCACCTGCGCCTTCAACTCTTCGGGCACCCCCGTGACCGTGGGCTCCTTGCCCAGGTCGTCCACCCAGATGATGGCCTTTTCGGTGAAGAGATCCACCACCCCGCGAAAGTCCGCTTCGACCCCGATGGGCACCTGCACCGGAATAGGGTTGGCCCCCAGGCGCTCCCGAATGCTCTCGATGGAGCGCTCATAGGAGGCGCCCACGCGGTCCATCTTGTTGATGAAGCAAACACGCGGGACACCGTAGCGGTCGGCCTGGCGCCACACCGTTTCGCTCTGGGGCTCCACGCCCTGCACCGCGTCGAAGACCACCACCCCACCGTCCAGCACGCGCAGCGAACGCTGCACCTCGGCGGTGAAGTCGATGTGACCCGGGGTATCGATGATGTTAATCTGATACCCCTTCCACTCCGCCGAGACCGCCGCCGAGACAATGGTAATCCCACGCTCGCGCTCCTGCTCCATCCAGTCGGTCACCGTGGTGCCATCGTCCACGGAGCCCAACCGGTGGGTCTTCCCGGTATAGAACAGAATACGCTCGGTGGTCGTGGTTTTCCCGGCGTCGATATGGGCGATGATCCCGATATTTCGATACTTCTCCAAAGGATACTGCCGTTCCATAAAGTTCACCTGTACCTTGCGACCGCTACGGCCCAAATCGAACGCGGTTTAGACACGGAAGTGCGAAAAGGCGCGGTTGGCCTCGGCCATGCGGTGGGTCTCCTCACGCTTGCGCACCGCAGCGCCCTGGTTATTGTAAGCGTCCAACAACTCGGCCGCCAACTTCTCAGCAAAGGACTTCCCCGAGCGGGCGCGCGCCGACTGGATGATCCAGCGGCAGGCCAAGGCAAACTGGCGATGCGGCGGCACCTCCATGGGCACCTGATAGGTGGCGCCACCCACACGCCGCGGACGGACCTCCATGATCGGCATCACATTCTTCAACGCCTTCTCGAAGACCTCCAAAGGCGGCTTCCCCGTGCGTTCGGCCAGGATGTCGAACGCCCGATAGACCAACCGCCGCGCCACACTCTTCTTCCCGCTGCGCATCACGCGGTTGATGAAAGACTCCACCTTCGAACTACCGTATTTCGGGTCGGGCGGAATCACCCGCCGCTCAGGCCGATATCGTCGTGGCATAGTACACTCCCGTCACACCTCTGTCTGCGATAAGAATCGCCGGGCCGCAAAAGGGTGAACCGGCGATTCCTGCTTCCGAAACCCAAACTATCCTTTCGGCTTCCTGGTGCCGTACTTGGAACGGCCCTGACGGCGGCCTTCCACGCCGGCCGCATCCAGGGTGCCGCGCACGATATGGTAACGCACACCGGGCAGGTCCTTCACACGCCCGCCGCGCACGAGCACCACCGAGTGCTCCTGCAGGTTGTGCCCTTCGCCCGGAATGTAGGCGGTCACCTCGATCCCGTTGGTCAACCGCACACGGGCGATCTTGCGCAAAGCCGAGTTCGGCTTCTTGGGGGTCATGGTACGCACCACGGTGCAGACCCCGCGCTTCTGGGGCGAACCCTTGGGCAGGCGAATGC
This window contains:
- the rpsG gene encoding 30S ribosomal protein S7, whose protein sequence is MPRRYRPERRVIPPDPKYGSSKVESFINRVMRSGKKSVARRLVYRAFDILAERTGKPPLEVFEKALKNVMPIMEVRPRRVGGATYQVPMEVPPHRQFALACRWIIQSARARSGKSFAEKLAAELLDAYNNQGAAVRKREETHRMAEANRAFSHFRV
- the rpsL gene encoding 30S ribosomal protein S12, producing the protein MPTINQLVRKGRKPKKRKSKAPALQYIYNSMKQRRIRLPKGSPQKRGVCTVVRTMTPKKPNSALRKIARVRLTNGIEVTAYIPGEGHNLQEHSVVLVRGGRVKDLPGVRYHIVRGTLDAAGVEGRRQGRSKYGTRKPKG
- the fusA gene encoding elongation factor G; its protein translation is MERQYPLEKYRNIGIIAHIDAGKTTTTERILFYTGKTHRLGSVDDGTTVTDWMEQERERGITIVSAAVSAEWKGYQINIIDTPGHIDFTAEVQRSLRVLDGGVVVFDAVQGVEPQSETVWRQADRYGVPRVCFINKMDRVGASYERSIESIRERLGANPIPVQVPIGVEADFRGVVDLFTEKAIIWVDDLGKEPTVTGVPEELKAQVAEAREKLVESIAELDDDLTEKYLEGEEITVEELKTALRRAVIAGKATPVYCGSALKNKGIQPLLDAVVDFLPSPVDIPAVRGWNPNTSEEVERPTSDDAPLAALVFKIVTDPYVGRLAYFRVYSGKITQGAMVYNSTKGKRERIGRLLRMYADRREEVKEVRAGDIGAVLGLKHTFTGDTLCDAANPIVLESISFPEPVISVAVEPKSVAEQDKLNEALRKLSEEDPTFRVRTDEATGQTIISGMGELHLEILIDRMKREFNVQAKVGKPRVAYRETITRPVERVEGRFVKQTGGRGQYGHVIISIEPAEPGSGIIFEDAIVGGAIPKEFIPAVEKGIREAADAGVVAGYPVTDIKVRLYDGSYHEVDSSEMAFKVAASMAFKEGVKRGKPVLLEPIMKVEVVVPEEYLGDVMGQLSSRRGEIQGMEQRPGNARAVRAMVPLAEMFGYATQLRSITQGRGVFTMQFDHYAQVPENIAQAIVKGEL